One stretch of Chryseobacterium sp. LJ668 DNA includes these proteins:
- a CDS encoding DUF1579 domain-containing protein — MKNLLFGTCTAFLFFACDKVKVDVKNNDKADSTAKEEWKPVDSAAATKAWMEYATPGEMHKMLAKSDGTWSGETTMWMENGGQPMMSKSEATNKMMFDGRYQVSNHKGNFMGMPFEGMSITAYDNSKKKFVSTWIDNMGTGIMHMEGDWNPSKKSIDFKGKMTDPSRPGKDCDVREVYTFNDDGHQTLEMYGPDSKTGKEFKTMEIKFTKK; from the coding sequence ATGAAAAATTTATTATTCGGAACCTGTACTGCTTTCTTATTTTTTGCCTGTGATAAGGTAAAAGTTGATGTGAAAAATAATGATAAGGCGGATTCTACAGCCAAAGAAGAGTGGAAACCTGTTGATTCTGCAGCTGCAACAAAGGCATGGATGGAATATGCTACTCCGGGAGAAATGCACAAAATGCTGGCAAAATCTGACGGAACGTGGTCCGGCGAAACCACAATGTGGATGGAAAATGGAGGACAACCTATGATGAGTAAGTCTGAAGCAACCAATAAAATGATGTTTGACGGCCGCTATCAAGTGAGCAATCATAAAGGGAATTTTATGGGAATGCCTTTTGAAGGAATGAGCATTACTGCATACGACAACAGTAAGAAAAAATTTGTAAGCACCTGGATTGACAATATGGGAACAGGAATCATGCATATGGAGGGCGATTGGAATCCTTCTAAAAAATCAATAGATTTTAAAGGAAAAATGACCGATCCTTCAAGACCCGGAAAAGACTGTGATGTGAGGGAAGTCTATACTTTTAATGATGACGGCCATCAAACTTTAGAAATGTATGGTCCCGATTCTAAAACGGGAAAAGAATTTAAAACGATGGAGATAAAATTTACTAAAAAATAA
- a CDS encoding O-acetyl-ADP-ribose deacetylase, whose protein sequence is MEPTIELISGDITRIKSDAIVNAANSSLLGGGGVDGAIHRAGGPKILEECKEIRDRQGKCKTGEAVITTAGNLPAKYVIHTVGPIWNNDEEKCSQLLANCYRNSLKLAEGLDVKTITFPNISTGVYRFPKDLAAKIAIQEVKNFNSEIIEKVIFVCFDDENEEIYKKLLN, encoded by the coding sequence ATGGAACCTACAATTGAATTAATAAGCGGAGACATCACCAGGATAAAATCAGATGCCATTGTCAACGCAGCTAATTCATCTTTATTAGGAGGAGGTGGAGTTGACGGCGCAATTCATCGGGCCGGAGGTCCAAAAATTTTGGAAGAATGTAAAGAAATAAGAGACCGACAAGGAAAATGCAAAACAGGAGAAGCAGTGATAACGACAGCCGGAAACCTTCCCGCAAAATATGTCATCCATACCGTCGGTCCAATTTGGAATAATGATGAAGAAAAATGTTCTCAACTTTTGGCAAACTGTTACAGGAATTCTTTAAAATTAGCCGAAGGTTTAGATGTAAAAACAATTACTTTTCCAAATATCAGTACGGGAGTTTACAGATTTCCAAAAGATCTGGCTGCGAAAATTGCTATTCAGGAAGTTAAGAATTTTAACTCTGAAATCATTGAGAAAGTTATTTTTGTATGCTTTGATGATGAAAATGAAGAAATCTATAAGAAACTATTAAATTAA
- a CDS encoding SIR2 family NAD-dependent protein deacylase: MEKLTILSGAGISAESGIKTFRDGDGLWENHNITDVASPEGWRKDRELVLEFYNQRRRQLHEVEPNDAHRLIAELEKYFEVQIITQNIDDLHERAGSKNIIHLHGELFKSCSCNNKSLIYEQKEDINIGDKAEDGAQLRPFIVWFGEDVPLMKEAAEKAREADIFLVIGTSLQVYPAAGLIHEIKDDCLLIVINPNETGFGYGERAVVIKETATKGMKLLFDKLINMK, translated from the coding sequence ATGGAAAAACTCACCATCCTCAGCGGCGCCGGGATCAGTGCCGAAAGCGGAATAAAAACTTTCAGAGACGGTGATGGTCTTTGGGAAAATCACAATATAACCGATGTCGCAAGTCCGGAAGGCTGGAGAAAAGATAGAGAATTGGTTCTCGAATTTTACAATCAAAGACGCCGACAGCTTCATGAAGTTGAACCTAATGATGCACACAGATTAATTGCAGAACTAGAAAAGTATTTTGAAGTTCAAATCATTACCCAAAATATTGATGACCTCCACGAAAGAGCGGGTTCAAAAAATATCATACATCTTCACGGAGAATTGTTTAAATCTTGTTCATGCAACAATAAATCTTTGATCTACGAACAAAAAGAGGATATCAATATAGGCGACAAAGCAGAGGACGGAGCGCAGTTACGGCCATTTATCGTCTGGTTCGGAGAAGACGTTCCATTGATGAAAGAAGCTGCGGAAAAAGCAAGAGAAGCAGATATTTTCCTGGTCATCGGAACTTCGCTGCAGGTGTATCCGGCTGCAGGATTGATTCACGAGATTAAAGATGATTGTTTACTGATTGTTATTAATCCCAACGAAACAGGTTTTGGATACGGCGAAAGGGCTGTAGTAATAAAAGAAACCGCAACAAAAGGAATGAAATTGCTGTTTGATAAATTGATTAATATGAAATAA
- a CDS encoding T9SS type A sorting domain-containing protein, which yields MDPNIEITQTVNQKGAVVIKGNFSKPVTSDHVVLIIKYKNDLGNWISVWHRTFIAANEFSQILTATFELPASSVGIQNIKIELSSNSSLSNWQSIIWQKTVAHYKQSDYTTGKCQLDENEYTYLFTPKTSGTVVLNPDGTVQSVKDRVTSLQLPKKLDNIALSINANGTLDNSNPEAPVINIENPNNLATIASSQKFIYQGSDTSPWEYSYHDPVYMFAGKFSSAGFFINFSNWFLPPEEGGEDWGRGYLDFKNPNALVNRYYNLYNYINEKLTDVITNQEPVVIIISKVTGLRIYKANGSYVTINALSNYNTTNDYGYPPLYDKDRGPGSENFFLSNTSKASIYGVGAIRNRQVTPGWNGTSRPLAEIETEINKFINYVGIFGNTINPDTAACITINPGAQPDAVDWTKAPNSYIFTGKDKNGNNVDGLYIPVKKAYEMWKNGGEFMRNDNGNYTPIPSGAATAGLYWEDEVGLVKSVALEGTGENAKIKVLVNKLKEGNAVISYRINSIIYWTWHIWATDDPTNGSTYHHGFEKDKDGNVVANWKWMDRNLGATNVNFVGNDWHKSAGLQYQWGRKDPIPSFSHKDLDTYGISGEVNLKPTDSDFRNKFLRIRGNKYSAQLNTGTDTPNGNIRFSIHNPINIITTPIYVATKGQPLLNDGEDFLKQRDDNSWMPLVSMTTWFSKNKYKVYNPPYRENIVAWDLWGDTRSGFYSDIDDSKAAIANQSSRYALKSPYDPCPCNWRVPSKYFSGGRNSSTAMPNQNRYSPWGKHTGETVEPEFKPDVLNTDYPNIKIYPQFGFDFSAVPGMNLGKFPINGNYEAYPNNTSPTRNGTGWATPELAYQDSSADGGLFTSTFTTATEVIDGQRYPTFGANGLLLYSDPLSYHTSIGWNSFRETAYGYPSTGVRCIYDPNSASTPQEFETEYITSSSELYSLDLLKSWTKLPNSYVEYTNPALVTPNPNGNSIDTNKDNDRIIEIPLKKAYAMNKLYLNTDFSFPAESTKSSSVVWTSNTSLIQKMEIIDGSIETALLKITLNQNQIGNAVVAFHVGSGAWSNGKHNDPVVWSWHIWAPKSVITAYSVDPETIDNGGIKPANEQFLNPTTSGYGAPMKTTFMDRDLGARMPFINEHFFGFDNATFTGPLGSYNNNNPSAVARLEQIRDSGGLHFQWGRKDPLPVFYNPGIFYNYFINNGRPFNIYYVYRQKSATPATGLMTAALYTANMTETEYLNSNTQSFATYSAAANVSASDSKIDKLKKVLKYSVSNPFNFLYQTDTAKFDWLSEENGNMPERWGHASEKSPYDPCPAGWRIVDVHSLSLGAVLGNLISKGNTPWFYNAKFTNAYGMDPGNMNAMVSNEPFDMTKMKYPGSFVYGNASGYGSFRYGFVLNKPNFNIGLFPNNGIRGLNGGNTLDATKGGSNPTFMKSGIWTAANHGSGNSFGMFFNADVSSTTQSESSLYFLTPSYVFKPQAAMSCRCAKIEYDANGNEIGRYNPDAIPVPPNANRKASNTLDKTEVKERAEKLTVFPNPVKDILHIDAKDDKDYYYQIYNMSGQLVKEGKFDSKQTNVSSLVSGVYLIRINNSETIVKIIKQ from the coding sequence ATGGACCCGAATATTGAAATTACCCAAACAGTAAACCAGAAAGGAGCTGTTGTGATAAAAGGTAATTTTAGCAAACCTGTAACCTCTGATCATGTAGTTCTTATAATCAAGTACAAAAACGACTTGGGAAATTGGATTTCCGTATGGCACAGAACATTTATTGCCGCTAATGAATTTAGTCAAATTTTGACCGCAACTTTTGAATTACCTGCTTCTAGTGTTGGTATACAAAATATTAAAATTGAATTAAGTTCTAATTCCAGCCTTTCAAACTGGCAGTCTATTATTTGGCAAAAAACGGTAGCTCATTACAAACAATCGGATTATACCACAGGAAAATGTCAATTAGACGAAAATGAATATACTTATTTGTTTACACCAAAAACAAGCGGAACCGTTGTGTTGAATCCGGACGGAACTGTACAAAGCGTGAAAGACAGAGTAACATCTCTGCAATTACCCAAAAAGCTAGACAATATTGCTTTATCAATCAATGCCAACGGTACATTAGACAATTCAAACCCCGAAGCACCTGTTATCAATATCGAAAACCCTAATAATCTTGCAACTATAGCAAGTTCTCAAAAATTTATTTATCAGGGAAGCGATACAAGTCCATGGGAATATTCTTATCATGATCCTGTTTATATGTTTGCAGGTAAATTTTCAAGTGCCGGTTTTTTCATCAATTTCAGTAACTGGTTTTTGCCTCCAGAAGAAGGAGGAGAAGATTGGGGAAGAGGTTATTTAGATTTTAAAAATCCGAATGCTTTAGTCAATAGATATTATAACCTTTACAATTATATCAATGAAAAATTGACTGATGTAATCACAAATCAGGAACCTGTAGTAATTATTATCAGTAAAGTAACAGGTTTAAGGATATATAAGGCTAATGGAAGCTATGTTACCATTAATGCCTTAAGTAATTATAATACCACGAATGATTACGGTTATCCTCCTTTGTATGATAAAGACAGAGGACCAGGATCTGAAAACTTCTTTCTGAGCAACACTTCAAAAGCATCTATATATGGAGTCGGAGCTATCAGAAACAGGCAAGTCACTCCAGGTTGGAACGGAACTTCGCGACCTTTAGCAGAGATAGAAACAGAAATTAATAAATTTATTAATTATGTAGGTATTTTTGGCAATACAATTAATCCCGATACAGCGGCCTGTATCACAATTAATCCGGGAGCACAGCCCGATGCTGTTGATTGGACAAAAGCGCCTAACAGTTATATTTTCACAGGCAAAGACAAGAATGGCAACAATGTAGACGGACTATATATTCCTGTGAAAAAAGCCTACGAAATGTGGAAAAACGGAGGCGAATTCATGCGAAATGATAATGGAAATTACACTCCTATTCCATCCGGAGCTGCTACAGCGGGACTGTACTGGGAAGATGAAGTAGGATTAGTAAAATCGGTGGCATTAGAGGGAACAGGTGAAAATGCAAAGATAAAAGTGCTTGTAAATAAATTGAAGGAAGGAAATGCTGTGATTTCATATAGAATAAATAGTATTATATATTGGACATGGCACATTTGGGCTACAGATGATCCCACTAACGGCAGTACCTATCATCATGGCTTTGAAAAAGATAAGGACGGAAATGTTGTAGCTAATTGGAAATGGATGGACAGAAACCTTGGAGCAACAAATGTAAATTTTGTAGGAAATGATTGGCATAAATCCGCAGGATTGCAATACCAATGGGGAAGAAAAGATCCAATCCCTTCATTTTCTCACAAGGATTTAGACACTTATGGAATTAGTGGGGAGGTAAATTTAAAGCCAACCGATTCCGATTTTAGAAATAAATTTTTAAGAATAAGAGGGAATAAATACTCTGCACAGCTCAACACCGGTACTGATACACCAAACGGGAATATAAGATTTTCAATACATAATCCTATTAATATTATTACCACTCCCATATATGTAGCAACAAAAGGTCAACCTTTGTTAAACGATGGTGAAGATTTTTTAAAGCAAAGAGACGATAACAGTTGGATGCCTCTTGTAAGTATGACTACATGGTTCTCAAAAAACAAGTATAAAGTATATAATCCGCCATATCGTGAGAATATTGTTGCATGGGATTTGTGGGGAGATACACGTAGTGGATTCTATTCGGACATTGATGATTCGAAGGCAGCAATTGCTAATCAAAGCAGTCGTTATGCTTTAAAATCGCCATATGATCCGTGTCCATGCAATTGGAGAGTTCCTTCCAAATATTTTTCTGGAGGAAGAAACTCTAGTACAGCAATGCCTAATCAGAATAGATACAGCCCATGGGGAAAACATACAGGAGAAACTGTAGAGCCCGAATTTAAACCAGATGTTTTAAATACCGACTATCCTAATATTAAAATATATCCTCAATTCGGGTTTGACTTTTCAGCTGTTCCTGGTATGAACTTAGGTAAGTTTCCAATCAATGGAAATTATGAAGCGTATCCAAATAATACCTCTCCTACAAGGAATGGCACCGGTTGGGCAACTCCAGAGCTTGCATATCAAGACTCTAGTGCAGATGGAGGATTATTTACCTCAACATTTACTACTGCTACGGAAGTTATTGATGGACAACGTTATCCGACATTTGGTGCAAACGGTTTATTACTATATTCAGACCCTTTAAGTTATCATACTTCTATAGGATGGAATAGTTTTAGAGAAACTGCTTATGGATATCCAAGCACAGGTGTACGTTGTATATATGATCCAAATAGTGCATCAACTCCGCAGGAATTTGAAACGGAATACATTACTTCATCTTCAGAACTTTATTCGCTTGATCTTTTAAAATCGTGGACAAAATTACCAAATAGTTATGTAGAATATACTAATCCTGCTTTAGTAACACCAAATCCCAACGGAAACAGTATAGATACAAACAAAGATAATGACAGAATTATTGAGATTCCTTTGAAGAAGGCATATGCAATGAATAAACTTTATTTAAACACAGATTTTTCTTTCCCTGCAGAAAGTACTAAGTCTTCATCTGTTGTTTGGACAAGCAATACAAGTTTAATTCAAAAAATGGAGATTATAGATGGTTCTATTGAAACTGCCTTACTAAAAATCACTCTTAATCAAAATCAAATAGGAAATGCGGTAGTTGCTTTCCATGTAGGAAGTGGTGCTTGGTCCAATGGTAAACATAATGACCCAGTAGTCTGGAGTTGGCACATTTGGGCGCCTAAATCTGTAATAACAGCCTATTCTGTTGATCCTGAAACTATTGACAATGGAGGAATAAAACCAGCAAATGAACAGTTTTTAAATCCTACCACAAGTGGATACGGAGCACCTATGAAGACTACTTTTATGGATCGGGACTTAGGAGCCAGAATGCCATTTATCAACGAACATTTTTTCGGTTTTGACAATGCAACCTTTACAGGTCCATTGGGGTCATACAATAATAATAACCCGTCTGCTGTAGCAAGATTAGAGCAAATAAGGGATAGTGGAGGATTGCATTTTCAATGGGGAAGGAAGGATCCATTACCAGTATTCTACAACCCAGGGATTTTTTACAATTATTTCATCAACAATGGGAGACCATTCAATATCTATTATGTTTATAGACAGAAGTCGGCAACACCAGCTACAGGTCTTATGACAGCAGCTTTATACACCGCCAATATGACAGAAACTGAATATTTAAATTCAAATACTCAATCTTTTGCAACATATTCTGCCGCTGCAAATGTATCAGCATCTGATTCAAAAATAGACAAATTGAAAAAAGTATTAAAGTATTCGGTTTCCAATCCATTCAACTTTTTATATCAGACTGACACAGCAAAATTTGACTGGTTATCTGAAGAAAATGGAAATATGCCGGAGAGATGGGGACATGCCTCCGAGAAATCACCATATGACCCTTGTCCTGCTGGTTGGAGAATTGTAGATGTTCATAGTTTATCTTTAGGTGCCGTTTTAGGAAATCTTATTTCGAAAGGAAACACACCTTGGTTCTATAATGCCAAATTTACAAATGCATATGGAATGGATCCAGGTAATATGAATGCAATGGTAAGTAATGAGCCATTTGACATGACTAAAATGAAATATCCCGGTAGTTTTGTTTACGGAAATGCATCTGGATACGGATCATTCAGATATGGATTCGTATTGAATAAGCCTAACTTTAATATCGGTTTGTTTCCAAATAATGGAATCAGAGGATTAAATGGAGGAAATACTTTGGACGCAACAAAAGGGGGAAGCAATCCTACCTTTATGAAATCCGGAATCTGGACAGCTGCCAATCACGGAAGTGGAAATTCTTTTGGTATGTTTTTCAACGCTGATGTATCATCTACTACACAAAGTGAATCCAGCCTATATTTTTTAACCCCTTCATATGTATTCAAGCCACAAGCAGCCATGTCTTGCCGTTGCGCAAAAATAGAATATGACGCAAATGGTAATGAGATCGGAAGGTACAATCCTGATGCGATCCCGGTACCTCCAAATGCAAATAGAAAAGCAAGCAATACATTGGATAAAACAGAAGTAAAAGAAAGAGCAGAAAAATTAACAGTTTTCCCTAATCCTGTAAAAGATATTCTGCATATTGATGCAAAAGATGATAAAGATTACTATTATCAGATTTATAATATGTCTGGTCAGCTTGTAAAGGAAGGAAAATTTGACAGCAAACAAACCAATGTTTCTTCTTTAGTCAGTGGAGTTTACTTAATTCGAATAAATAATTCTGAAACTATTGTTAAAATAATAAAACAATAG
- a CDS encoding winged helix-turn-helix transcriptional regulator — protein sequence MIIKNTNDKSHICPVQSFLKLFSGKLKPEIFLLATKSFLRFNTLLREIEGANKQSLAIALRDLTEAEILKKVVIKNKPLHIEYHLTEKGKSIAPIFEKLEQFL from the coding sequence ATGATTATTAAAAACACAAATGATAAGTCTCATATTTGCCCGGTACAAAGCTTTCTGAAGCTGTTTTCAGGTAAATTGAAACCAGAAATTTTTCTTCTGGCTACCAAGTCTTTCCTTCGGTTTAACACTCTTTTGCGTGAAATAGAAGGTGCGAATAAACAATCTTTAGCCATCGCATTAAGAGATTTGACAGAAGCAGAAATATTAAAAAAAGTTGTAATTAAAAATAAGCCATTGCATATAGAATATCACCTTACAGAAAAAGGCAAATCAATAGCACCTATTTTTGAGAAATTGGAACAGTTCTTATAA
- a CDS encoding cupin-like domain-containing protein, producing the protein MGVILRPIDIVDDIGKEEFFEKYLKPRRPVVIKNMAKKWPAYQKWTMEYVKEVVGDITVPLYDSAKADPAAPINAPTTEMKFADYIDLIQREPTDLRIFFFDPIKHASKLLDEYIPPKELMGGFLDKYPGMFFGGKGSVTFLHYDIDLAHIFHTHFNGRKHVLLFEQKWRDRLYKLPYATYALEDFDIENPDFEKFPALNGIEGIECFLEHGDTLFMPTGWWHWMKYLDGSFSISLRAWDKSWAVKANSLWNLTVQRNFDNFMKGRYKKRYMDWKEKKAVERAHYALKKGLPK; encoded by the coding sequence ATGGGGGTTATTCTAAGACCTATAGATATTGTTGATGATATTGGCAAAGAAGAGTTTTTCGAAAAATATCTTAAACCGAGAAGACCGGTAGTGATAAAAAATATGGCTAAAAAATGGCCAGCCTATCAAAAATGGACGATGGAATATGTGAAAGAGGTGGTGGGTGACATTACAGTTCCTTTGTATGACAGCGCTAAAGCCGACCCCGCTGCGCCCATCAATGCGCCAACAACAGAAATGAAATTCGCAGATTACATAGATCTTATTCAGCGGGAACCTACTGATCTTAGAATTTTCTTTTTCGATCCAATAAAGCACGCTTCAAAACTGCTTGACGAATATATTCCGCCAAAAGAACTGATGGGAGGCTTTTTGGATAAATATCCGGGAATGTTTTTCGGTGGTAAGGGATCTGTCACATTTTTACATTACGATATCGATTTAGCTCATATTTTCCATACTCATTTTAACGGAAGAAAGCATGTGCTGCTTTTTGAGCAGAAATGGAGAGACCGATTATATAAATTACCTTATGCAACGTATGCTTTGGAAGATTTTGATATCGAAAACCCTGATTTTGAAAAATTTCCTGCCCTAAATGGGATCGAAGGAATAGAATGCTTTCTTGAGCATGGCGACACTCTATTTATGCCGACCGGATGGTGGCACTGGATGAAATATCTTGACGGAAGCTTCTCTATTTCGCTTCGCGCATGGGATAAATCCTGGGCAGTGAAAGCAAACTCTTTGTGGAATCTGACAGTTCAGAGAAATTTTGACAATTTTATGAAAGGTCGCTACAAAAAAAGATATATGGACTGGAAGGAGAAAAAAGCAGTTGAAAGAGCTCATTATGCTCTGAAAAAAGGTTTGCCTAAATAA